The genomic region ATGCTGAACCAGCCGTCGCTGACCCCGGCCACCCGCGCGCAGAGCGACAGCACCTCGTACACCTCCGGCGGGCAGTCCTGGAGCGTCAGTTCACCGCGGTCGAGCCGGCTGATGGCGCTGTCCGGACGGTAGGTGGAGAACACGGCGTCGACCCGGTGCAGATCGCGGACGGCCTGTGCGAGGGCCCGGTGGACGGCGGCGGTGGGGGCGTCGCGGATGTCGAAGGAGAAGACGGTGCCCATCACGTGCTCGACATGGCGCAGCCCGCGCCCTGGCTCAGCCACCGGACCGGTCCAGCGCGCTCTGCAGGGACCGCACATATCCCTGGCTGGTGTAACTCGCCCCGGAGACCGCGTCGATGTGCGCGCTCTGGGCGCCCAGCGCCTCCCGGGTCAGCCGGGGCAGCGCGTAGGCGGCGATCTGCTGGTCCCGCCCGTTGCTGTCGGGCGCCCGGAGGACCCGTATCGCGGTGATCCTTCCCCGCGCCAGGGTGGCGGAGACCTGCACGGTGCCGTACTGCGTGTCGACCGGGTCGCCGGTGAACGTGCCGGTACGGGACCCGCCGGCCCCCGGCCCGGCCCCGGTGGTGGCGTGCGGCGAAGCGGTCTCCGCCGGGCGCGGGGTCACCCCCGCCAGGGCCGGCGGCTGGTGGGGTTTGAGCGCGAGCAGGGCGACGACCAGCGCGCTGCCCGCGGCAGTGATGAGGACGGCTCTGCGCATGACTGCTCCTCTCAGAGCGCGAACGACTCGTGGTGGATACGGTGCGACGGCACCCCGGCATCGCGCAGGGCGGTGATCGCGGCCTCCGTCATGCCGGGTGGACCGCAGAGATAGACCTCGTGCGCGGCCAGATCGGGCACCAGACCGCTCAGCGTGCGGGCGGTGAGCGGGCCCGGACGGTGGCCCGGCCCGCCGGTCAGCGGGTCCGGCCCGTCGACGAGATAGTGCACGGCCGCCCGGCGCCGGGCGGCTATCGCGTCCAGCTCCGACCGGTGCACGAGGTCCGCTTTGCCCCGGACCCGGTGGATGAGCGTCACCTGCCCCGGCAGCGTCTCGAACAGGGCCCGCAGGGGCGTGATGCCGACGCCACCGCCGAGCAGCAGCACCTTGGGCACGGTCTGCCGGCGCGCGGTGAAGCTGCCGTACGGACCCTCGGCCCACACCCGGGTGCCCGGCCGGAGCCCGGCCAGGGCCGCGCTGTGCCCGCCCGCCGCCTTCACCGTGATGCGCAGCGCGTGCGGCTCGGCGGGGGCGGAGAGCGAGTACGGGTTGGCGGTCCACCACAGCCCCGGGGCGAGGAAGCGCCAGCGGAAGAACTGGCCCGGCTCGGCGCCGAGTTCCGTCAGATACCGGCCGGTGAAGTGGACCGAGACCACACCGGGCGCCTCGGGGCGCACCGCGGAGACCCGCAGCCGGTGGCGCAGTCCGCGCCGTACGGGCAGCACGAACCGGTACACGAGCACCAGCGCGCCGACCCCCAGGAAGAGCGCGTACCAGGCGAGTTGGGCCTTCTGGTTGCCGACGAAGTCCGCACCGTTCGAGAGCTGGTGGAAGAAGGTGAGGAAGACCGCCAGATACGTGGCGAAGTGCAGGAAGTGCCACTTCTCGTAACTCATCCTGCGGCGCGCCGCACGCGCCGAGAGCACCCCGGTGGCCAGGAACAACAGGAACCCGGCCGTCCCCTTCAACAGGTCCGGGTAGTGCAGGACCAGGTCCGTGCCCTGGCTCACCACACCCGTGTGCGCGGTCAGCGAGTAGCCCCAGATGATCAGCAGGGTGTGGGCCAGGGCCAGCGACACGGTGCACCGGCCGCCCAGCGCGTGCCACCGGGCCAGCCGGTCGGTGCCGATGCTGTGGTCGAGCAGCGGAACCCGGGCCATCAGGGCCAGCAGAACGGCGCAGGCGTACCCGGCGAGCAGGCCGGTGATGCGGCCCGCGCCGGTCAGCCAGCCCGCAGGGCCGACGACGGACGTCGTGTCGCTCCACCACAGCGCGAGCACCCCGGCCGCGCCCGCCCAGATCACCAGGGGCACGAGCCGGGGCACCAGGCTGCGCCGCGGGCGTCGGTGGCGCAGGCCGCGGTTCACGGAGGTGCGGGCGGGCGTGGTGGTGGAGGCGGAGGTGCTGGCCATGGGTCTCCTCGGCGGGGTCGGCTCCGGCGACGGGCGGTCAGCCTCACAGCTCAACCTCTGTGTACTTTCTGAACGCGGGCCCGGAGCGCCGGGCGGCGCGGGCGCGCCCTCCCCTCCCCACCGGGGTTCGGCCCGCCGTCCCACCCAGGCGCCGTCCCGGGACCGTCCCGCGTTCCGTCCCGGAGTTCAGAGGAAACTCAGAGGCGAGGCCGCCCGCGCGGACCGCCCGCGCGGGGGATGCTGGGCAGATCATGGAAGATCCACGCACACAGTCCTTCCTCCGCCGCCCCGACGGGGACCCGGTACGGGTCCTGGTCGTCGACGACGAACCCGACCTGACCGAAGTGCTCGCCGGGGTGCTCGCCGGAGAGGGCTGGCAGGTCCGTACGGCGGCCGACGGCGCCTCGGCGCTCGCGACCGCCCGGGACTTCCGCCCGGACGCCGTCGTCCTCGACTGGATGCTCCCCGACCTCGACGGCCTCCAGGTCCTGCGCGAACTGCGGCAGGAGGCGCGCAGCGTCTGTGTCCTGTTCCTGACCGCACGCGACGCGGTCGAGGACCGCATCGCCGGGCTCACCGCGGGCGGCGACGACTACGTGACCAAGCCCTTCAGCCTGGAGGAGGTACTCGCGCGGCTGCGCGGCCTGCTGCGCCGGGCCGGGATGACGGCGGCGCCGGGCGAGAACTGGCTCACGGTCGGCGACCTGATGATGGACGAGGAGGCCAGGGAGGTCAGACGGGACGGCAGCGTCGTCGACCTCTCCCGGACCGAGTTCGAGCTGCTGCGGTTCCTGATGCGCAACCCGCGGCGGGTGCTCTCCAAGGCGCAGATCCTCGACCGGGTGTGGGCGTACGACTTCGGTGGCCGGGCCCACATCGTCGAGCTGTACATCAGCTATCTGCGCAAGAAGATCGACGCCGGCCGGACCCCCATGATCCACACGGTCCGGGGTGTCGGCTACGTGCTCAAGCCGGATTCCAGGTGAGGCGCCCGCCCCCGCACACCCTGCGCGGCCAGCTCACCGCCGGACTCGTCCTGCTGCTCGCCGCGGCCTGTCTGGCGGTGGGCGTCACCACCGCCCTCGCCCTCCAGGGATTCCTGCTCGGCAGGCTGGACCAGCAACTGGAGTCCTCCGGCGGCCGGTTCGCCGCCAGCCTGGAGCACGAGGCCCGGCCCGACGCGGACAACCGGCCCGACACCCGCGGCCAGGCCGATGCCACGTTCGGCGCCCGGTTGCTGAACGGCGGGGTCACCCAGGCCGCCGTGGTCGACGAGGCGACGGACCACGAGGTGACGCTCAGCACGCACGACCGGGCCGCGCTCGCGGACGTGCCCGTCGACGACCGGGGCCACGACGTCCGGCTGTCCGCACTGGGCGCCTACCGGGTCACCGCCGTGCACGGCGACGACCACGACATCATGATCACCGGTCTGCCGCTGCGTCCCGTCGAGGAGACGGTCCACCGCCTCGAAGCGGTCGAGGCCGCGGTGTTCGGCGCGGCGCTGATCGCCACCGGTGTGGCGGGAGCCCTGTGGGTACGGGTCTCCCTGCGCCCCCTGCAACGCGTCACCTCACAGGCGGTGAACGTGGCCCGGCTGCCGCTCGCCAGCGGAGAGGTCGCCATGCCCGCCCCGCTGCCGCTCACCGACCCACGGACCGAGGTCGGCCGGGTCGGTACCGCGCTGAACCGGATGCTCGGTCATGTCGAGGACGCCCTCACCCGCCGCCAGGCCAGCGAGGAACGGCTCCGGCACTTCGCCGCTGACGCCAGCCACGAACTGCGCACCCCGGTGGCCAACATCCGCGGCCACGCCGAACTCGCCCTGCGCCACGACGGTTCCGTACCCGCCGAGGTCCGGCACGCGCTGGAGCGCATCGAGTCCGAATCGCAGCGGATGAGCCGTCTCGTCGACGATCTGCTGCTGCTCGCCCGTCTCGACGCCGGGCGCCCGCTCGAACACGAGACGGTCGATCTGACCCTGCTGGTGCTCAACGCGACAGCCGACGCCCGCGCCGCGGGCCCCGCACACCGCTGGCTCCTCGACCTGCCCGAGGAGCCGGTGACCGTCACCGGCGACGCCCACCGGCTGCAGCAGGCCATCGGCAATCTGCTCGCCAACGCGCGGACCCACACCCCGAACGGCACCGAGGTGACGGTCACGCTCACCGCCGACGGCGCCACCGCCCGGCTCACCGTCACCGACAACGGCCCCGGCATCCCCGCGGAGCTTCAGCCGGAGGTCTTCGGCCGCTTCGTCCGCGCGGACCACAGCCGCTCCCGCAGTACCGGGAGCACCGGCCTCGGCCTCGCCATCGTGCACGCCGTGATCACCGCGCACGGTGGCACCGTCACGCTGGCCAGCGAGCCCGGCCGCACCATGTTCCTGCTCACCCTCCCGCAGTGACCGGGCGCCCGTGCGGCGGCAGCACCGGTCCCCGTCCCCGGCCCGGCCGCCGGTTCCGGCAGGATTCCCCGGCTCAGCCCATGGCCCCCGGCAGATCCCCGGCGACGATGTCCCGCATCACCTCGCTGGGACCGGCGGCGATGGTCGCGGCCCGTGCGTCCCGGTACACCCGGGCGGCCTCGGACCCGTCCTGATATCCGTGGGAACCCTGTAACTGCAGGCTCAAGTCGGCCATTCGGCAAGCCAGTTCGGTGGTGTACAGCTTGGCCATCGAGCATGCGGTCACCGGGAGTTCCCCCTGCTGGAGGAGCCAGGCCGTGTGGTGGACCAGCTGGCGGGCCGCCTCCAGTTCCGTCGCCAGTCCGGCGAGCCGGTGCCGGGGCGCCTGGAGTCCGGCGAGCGGCCCGTCGAAGATCCTGCGGCCACGGGCGAAGCGGAGGGTCTGTTCGAGGCAGCGGTCCATTCCGCCCAGCGCGAGGGCCGCAGCCGCGAGCCGTTCGAGCTGGAGTCCGCGCATCAGGTAGTAGAAGCCGCTGTCCTGCCGCCCGACGAGGTTCCCCGCGGGCACGCGCACCCCGTCGTACGTCACGCCCGCGGTACCTGCCGCGCGCCAGCCGAGGGTGGGCTGCGGTTCTACGGTGACTCCGGAGGCGTTCGCGTCGATGACGAGCAGCGACAGTCCGGTCCGGCCGCTGTGCGCCCCGTCGGTCACCGGGGTGGTGCGGACCGCGGTGACGTGGAAGTCGGCCGTGGTGCCGTTGCTGACCATGCTCTTCGCGCCGCGCACGACGTAGTGCTCGCCGTCCCGCGAGGCCGTGGTGGACAGCCCGGACAGGTCCGATCCCGCCCCGGGTTCGGTCAGGGCCAGCGCGGCGACGCGTTCACCCCGGACGGCCGGGGTCAGATAGGCGGCGCGCAGTTCCGGACTGCCGACGGCCCCCAGATAGTGCGTCGCCATGTAGGCGTGGACGGAGACGGCAGCCCGCATGCCGCCGTACCCGGTGCGGCCCAGTTCCTCCAGGAACACGACCGAGGTGAACAGATCGCGGTCGGTGCCGCCGTTCTCCCGTGAGTGGAGCAGCCCGAGGAGATCGTGGTCCGCGAGCGTCTTCCACAGGGTGCGCGGCACACGGCACTCCCGTTCCCAGACATCGGCGGCCCCCTCCGTCTCGGCTGCCAGTACGGCACGCACCTCCTGGCGGAAGGCGTCGTGCTCGGCTGTGAAGTACGGGGAACGCATAGGGTCCGGGCCTCTCCGCGGGTGTGGGAACGGGGGGTGAGGGGATGTCAGACGGCGCGGGGATTTCGGGCGGCCGTCACCGGTGGGCGTCACCGGGTCGGGACGCGCCCCGCCGCCGGGAGCAGTTCGCCGCGCAGCAGCGTCAGGAAGCGCTCCGGGTCTTCGTGGAGGGTGAAGTGACCTCCGGACAGATGGTGCGCCCGCACGCCCAGCGGCGCGTACCGCCGCCAGCCGGCGACCGCCTCGGGCGGCGCCATGACATCGTCGGACGCGTCGAACACGGTGAGCGGTACCGGCAGGGGGAGCGGTTCGCGCCACGGCCAGGTCTGGGCCAGTTCCAGATCGGCTCGGAGCATCGGCTCCAGCAGGCCCAGCAGCGCGCGGTTGCGCAGGACCTCGGGAGGCGACCCGGCCAGCGCGGCGAGATCGGCGGCGAACCGGTCGCGGGGCACGTCGTGGAGACCCGGGTGCGGTGGCGGTACGTCGGGGGCCCGGCAGCCGGCCAGGATCAGGCGCTCGGGCAGCTGCGGGGCGGGTGGTGCGGCGCCGGACGGCGGGGCGGTGGACGCCCCGCGCATCGTCAGTTCGTACGCGAGCATGCCGCCCAGGCTGTGCCCGAACAGGACGTACGGCGCGGGGACTTCCCGGGCCAGTGCGTCGGCCACCACGTCCACCAGCGTCGTCCACGAGGTGAACGGGCGCTCCCGGATGCGGCTCTCACGGCCGGGCAGCCGTACGGCGACGAGCTCCACGTCCGCGGGCAGGCGCGCCGGCCAGTCCCGGAACACCGAGGTCCCACCGCCCGCGTGCGGCAGGCACACCAGCCGCAGGGCGGCGTGCGGGCGGGGCAGGGGCCGGTGGAAGAGGCCGCTCGGCGAAGTCGTGTGCGGCGGCCCGGGTCCGTCCGGGGCGGACGCCGCTCCGGCGGGGGCCGTCACCGTGCGCCGGGCCGGTCGGGGTGCGGTGCGCCTCCCGGCGTACCGGCGGATTCCTCCGGTGGCAGTCCGGCCTCCAGCGCGGCGGCGATCTCCGCGAAGTTGTCGGCGGTGAAGACGGTGTCCGGTGCCAGCACGTCCTCCCCGAGCCGGTCCTCCAACTGCGCCAGCAGACGGACCGCGGTGAGGGAGTTCCCGCCGAGGGCGAAGAAGTTGGCGTCGGGGCGCACGGTGCCGGGACCGAAGATGTCCGTCCAGATCTCGGCGAGTACGGCGGTGCCGGGCCCGGACGGGAGCTGCGGCGAGCCGCCGTCCCCGGTGGGCGCGGTCCGGCGGGCCTCGTCGAGATCCGCCACGACGGCGAAGCGGCCGGGCACCGCGAGGCCGGGGGCGTTCCGGGCCGCGAGGTCCCG from Streptomyces sp. NBC_01267 harbors:
- a CDS encoding FMN-binding protein — translated: MRRAVLITAAGSALVVALLALKPHQPPALAGVTPRPAETASPHATTGAGPGAGGSRTGTFTGDPVDTQYGTVQVSATLARGRITAIRVLRAPDSNGRDQQIAAYALPRLTREALGAQSAHIDAVSGASYTSQGYVRSLQSALDRSGG
- a CDS encoding ferredoxin reductase family protein; its protein translation is MASTSASTTTPARTSVNRGLRHRRPRRSLVPRLVPLVIWAGAAGVLALWWSDTTSVVGPAGWLTGAGRITGLLAGYACAVLLALMARVPLLDHSIGTDRLARWHALGGRCTVSLALAHTLLIIWGYSLTAHTGVVSQGTDLVLHYPDLLKGTAGFLLFLATGVLSARAARRRMSYEKWHFLHFATYLAVFLTFFHQLSNGADFVGNQKAQLAWYALFLGVGALVLVYRFVLPVRRGLRHRLRVSAVRPEAPGVVSVHFTGRYLTELGAEPGQFFRWRFLAPGLWWTANPYSLSAPAEPHALRITVKAAGGHSAALAGLRPGTRVWAEGPYGSFTARRQTVPKVLLLGGGVGITPLRALFETLPGQVTLIHRVRGKADLVHRSELDAIAARRRAAVHYLVDGPDPLTGGPGHRPGPLTARTLSGLVPDLAAHEVYLCGPPGMTEAAITALRDAGVPSHRIHHESFAL
- a CDS encoding response regulator transcription factor; protein product: MEDPRTQSFLRRPDGDPVRVLVVDDEPDLTEVLAGVLAGEGWQVRTAADGASALATARDFRPDAVVLDWMLPDLDGLQVLRELRQEARSVCVLFLTARDAVEDRIAGLTAGGDDYVTKPFSLEEVLARLRGLLRRAGMTAAPGENWLTVGDLMMDEEAREVRRDGSVVDLSRTEFELLRFLMRNPRRVLSKAQILDRVWAYDFGGRAHIVELYISYLRKKIDAGRTPMIHTVRGVGYVLKPDSR
- a CDS encoding sensor histidine kinase — translated: MRRPPPHTLRGQLTAGLVLLLAAACLAVGVTTALALQGFLLGRLDQQLESSGGRFAASLEHEARPDADNRPDTRGQADATFGARLLNGGVTQAAVVDEATDHEVTLSTHDRAALADVPVDDRGHDVRLSALGAYRVTAVHGDDHDIMITGLPLRPVEETVHRLEAVEAAVFGAALIATGVAGALWVRVSLRPLQRVTSQAVNVARLPLASGEVAMPAPLPLTDPRTEVGRVGTALNRMLGHVEDALTRRQASEERLRHFAADASHELRTPVANIRGHAELALRHDGSVPAEVRHALERIESESQRMSRLVDDLLLLARLDAGRPLEHETVDLTLLVLNATADARAAGPAHRWLLDLPEEPVTVTGDAHRLQQAIGNLLANARTHTPNGTEVTVTLTADGATARLTVTDNGPGIPAELQPEVFGRFVRADHSRSRSTGSTGLGLAIVHAVITAHGGTVTLASEPGRTMFLLTLPQ
- a CDS encoding acyl-CoA dehydrogenase family protein codes for the protein MRSPYFTAEHDAFRQEVRAVLAAETEGAADVWERECRVPRTLWKTLADHDLLGLLHSRENGGTDRDLFTSVVFLEELGRTGYGGMRAAVSVHAYMATHYLGAVGSPELRAAYLTPAVRGERVAALALTEPGAGSDLSGLSTTASRDGEHYVVRGAKSMVSNGTTADFHVTAVRTTPVTDGAHSGRTGLSLLVIDANASGVTVEPQPTLGWRAAGTAGVTYDGVRVPAGNLVGRQDSGFYYLMRGLQLERLAAAALALGGMDRCLEQTLRFARGRRIFDGPLAGLQAPRHRLAGLATELEAARQLVHHTAWLLQQGELPVTACSMAKLYTTELACRMADLSLQLQGSHGYQDGSEAARVYRDARAATIAAGPSEVMRDIVAGDLPGAMG
- a CDS encoding thioesterase II family protein; this translates as MTAPAGAASAPDGPGPPHTTSPSGLFHRPLPRPHAALRLVCLPHAGGGTSVFRDWPARLPADVELVAVRLPGRESRIRERPFTSWTTLVDVVADALAREVPAPYVLFGHSLGGMLAYELTMRGASTAPPSGAAPPAPQLPERLILAGCRAPDVPPPHPGLHDVPRDRFAADLAALAGSPPEVLRNRALLGLLEPMLRADLELAQTWPWREPLPLPVPLTVFDASDDVMAPPEAVAGWRRYAPLGVRAHHLSGGHFTLHEDPERFLTLLRGELLPAAGRVPTR